CTGATGGATGTTCTCCCTTTGCGCATCTCAGGGCCCATCCTGAAGCGGCTGCCCCGGAAACTCGACGTCCTGGAGGGCGAGAACGCGGTGCTGCTGGTGGAGACGagagaggctggggtggaggggcgCTGGAGCCGCGATGGGGAGGAGCTGCCAGCCACCTGCCAGAGCAGCTGTGGCCACATGCATGCCCTCGTACTTCCGGGGGTCACCCGGGAAGATGCTGGCGAGGTCACCTTCAGTCTGGGCAACTCCCGGACCACCACTCTGCTCAGAGTCAAATGTGAGGGCAGGAGGGCCCAGGCGGGAGGGTGACCAGCTGTCTGAGCTGGCAGGCAAAGCAAATTCAAGGCAGATGGGCCACGTGAGGCTGAGCAGAGCTCACAGGGGAACCGTGCCTCTGTCTCAGGCGTCAAGCACAGCCCTCCAGGCCCGCCCGTCTTGGCTGAGATGTTCAAGGGCCACAAAAACACGGTGCTGCTGACCTGGAAGCCTCCGGAGCCAGCCCCCGAGACCCCCTTCATCTACCGGCTGGAGCGGCAGGAGGTGGGCTCCGAAGACTGGATCCAGTGCTTCAGCATCGAGAAGGCTGGAGCCGTGGAGGTGCCGGGGGACTGCGTGCCCTCGGAGGGTGACTACCGGTTCCGGGTCTGCACCGTCAGCGAACACGGCCGCAGTCCCCACGTGGTGTTCCACGGTTCCGCTCACCTCGGTGAGTCGGTCCCGCCAGACCCCGCCCGTCAGCGGCCGCACCCTGGGTGTgtccacctctccctctttctgtgtcttgtcCTCCTGGAGCCTTCCAGCTgccagcccccggcccctgctcGGCCCTCCGGTGCTGACAGCTGCACTCTGTCCCTGCCTCAGTGCCTACAGCTCGCCTGGTCGCAGGTCTGGAAGATGTGCAGGTGTATGACGGGGAAGACGCCGTCTTCTCCCTGGATCTCTCGACCATCATCCAGGGCACCTGGTTCCTTAATGGGGAAGAGCTCAAGGCTAACGAGCCGGAGGGCCAGGTGGAGCCTGGTGCCCTGCGCTACCGCATGGAGCAGAAGGGCCTGCAGCACAGACTCATCCTGCGTGCCGTCAAGCACCAGGACAGCGGCGCCCTGGTGGGCTTCAGCTGTCCAGGTGTGCAGGACTCGGCTGCCCTCACCATCCAAGGTTGGTGCCAGGGAGGCCCTGTGTGGCTAGATAGAACCAAGACATACAAGTCCTTCTGGCCAAATGCGGGAGATGCTGAGTTGCCACTTCTGGCGTCTGGGCCCGGAGAGTACATCTGCCGTGGGCTCAGATTGAGGGCTTGGAAGTCCTGAAGGTCAGGTTCAACTCCAATGCAACATCCAAAACACTCCCTGCAAACTCTGTGAGGCTAATCTCTCAGTTGTCTGGAGTGCTTTGTGGTTTATAGAGTTCTGTTGCATTTGTTATCTAGAGACAcaggctgcttcctgccctgtTATCTAATCCTTAACACTGTCCTCTCGCTTCCTACGTGCCACCGACCCAGTCACTCTACGGATGTCAACACAGCCCTCTCTCTCATCAGCCCTGTAAGATAGATCTTTGGCTATCCCTGTTTTatagacagggaaactgaggcacacgaagtgaagtgacttgcccaaggtcaccaagCTAATGAGAGGTGGTGCTGGATTAATTCAGTGGGCAGACTGGCTGCAGAGTCACACGATGCCGCCTGTGTGGAAACCGGGGAGAGGGAGATGCGGCATCCCCCAGGAGGGTGCGCAGGGGAGTGGGTGCTGCTGGCATTTGCTGTCTGCCCACTGCTGGAGTTTGTAAGACCAGTCACAGCCCAGCAGCACCCCAGCACGGGGGCCTTGAGGTGGTGAGcagccagctttgcaggcagagggCGCGGGCATGGGGGCAGTGTTTCCAAATGGGACCTAGGATCGCTGGCGTCAGAACTACCTGGAGGGCTGCTTTACAATAATGCAGATTCCCAGGCTCCTTAGGAGTCACACTTGGGCgtctgagaatctgcatttccaGTAGGCTCCCCAGCAATTCTTATGCGCACCAAAACCATTGTTCTGAAGGGTGGCGGGTAAGCCCCAGCCTGCTTTGAGAAACCCCAACAGATGCGTTGACCACGCCACTGAGGGCACGGTTGTCGGACTCTGCCTCTCCCACGCAGAGAGCCCCGTGCACATCCTGAGCCCCCAGGAGAAGGTGTCGTTGACCTTCACGACCTCCGAGCGGGTGGTGCTGACCTGTGAGCTCTCCAGGGCGGACTTCCCGGCCACCTGGTACAAGGAGGGGCAGAAGGTGGAGGAGAGCGAGTCGCTGGTGGTGAAGATGGATGGGCGCAAACACCGCCTCATCTTGCCCGAGGCCAAAGTCGTGGACAGCGGCGAGTTTGAGTGCAGAACGGAAGGGGTCTCAGCCTTCTTCAGCCTCACTGTCCAAGGTCAGGAGCCCTGCTGGCCTGGGCTGCTCCAGCTGAGACTGGCCCTGGGGGCtttgccagccctgcccccctgGTCTGCCTTGCTGGGCGGGGGGTGGCACGGAGAACATCTTTCAGATTGCTCTGCACCTACTCCTCAGCCCTCTCAGGCACCAGCACGCTCTGCACGTCGCCCCCCATTCCTTCTGCTGAGTTGGGTCAGGAGACAAATGCAGTTAAGGCAAAGGGAGATAGGAGCTAGCATTTGTcgtgtgcacctgctctgagCCGAGAATGCTGCCAGCTCCTTTAACTATGCACCGTTTCATTTCCTCTTCCCAAGTGGTGAGGGGCAGTGTTTCTCCAGCTCAAGATGAAAGACACTGAGACTCAAGAGCTTTTGTGACTTGCCCATTGGCACACAGCCGGCACACACCTCGGCTGGGCTGCACACCCTGGACGGGCTGCTCCTGCCGCCCCAGCCATCAGCCCCAATAGGTGTTTGTTGAGTGCACAATCCAGTGATCCTCACAAGCTGGTCTGTGCTCTGGGTGCTTCAGGACCCCCTTGGGGTCTCGCTGTAAATGCATCTGCCCAGGCCCCCAGACTTATGGCAGCCTGAGGATCTCTCAAGGTTGACTCTGGGAGGGCGGCTGGGAGCCACTGACCCTGCTCATCTTGGCCCTGTGAGTGGAAATCCTGCTTTCAACCTGGCCCCTGCCTAAATGCACCTGGTGACAGGGAGCTCGCTACCCATAGGGGGCGCCACTCACTGGGCCATGCTCCACGTCCTGCCCATCCTGGAGGCGTTCCTTGTgaaagcagcagtgagcacaGCCTCTGTGGCTTGCGATAGTGACCTCCCTTGAGCCTGGAGAAGTGGTGGCTGCCACCCTGCAGCTCCTTCCCACCACGTCCCCACTCAGCCACCTCTGATCCTCTGGGGACCCGCAGAGcacccaggtgcacctgcctcgCCCTCAGGATCTCACGTCATTGCCCTATAGCCCCCTGCACAGCACAGACAGGGTCTTCCGGCCACGCAGCCGGTCTGCACTCAGGGCTTCTGCTTGGGAGCGGGGGGTGTCTGTGCCATCCATCTCTTTCCTCCACCCAGATCCCCCGGTGCACATCGTGGACCCCCGGGAGCACGTGTTTGTCCACGCCATAACCTCCGAGTGCGTGATGCTGACCTGTGAGGTGGACCAAGAAGATGCCCCCGTGCGCTGGTACAAGGAcgggcaggaggtggaggagagtgCCCTTGTGGTGCTGGAGAACGAAGGGCCCCGTCGCCGCCTGGTGCTGCCCGCCGCCCAGCCGCCAGACGGGGGCGAGTTTCAGTGTGTGGCTGGAGAGGAGCGGGCCTACTTCACTGTCACCATCACAGGTGGGGGACTGGGGGAGCCACAGTGAGACAGGCGGAGGGGACCTGTGCCCCTGCGGGAGCAGCAGACACACCCTTGctcttcccagccctggccaaccTCCCCCAAGCTGGTCTCacccccccaccacacccccaacTCTCTGCTCCACCATGGTCGAGTCACACTCAGGAGGTGGGCTGTCACAAGCACCCTGGGCTCAGCTACACTTGTCCATTCGGAAGAAGAGGCTGTCCCGCAGCAGAACCTTCAGGGTGACGGTCCTGTGGCAGGGCAAGGTCTAGAACGTGTGGCCCTAGGTCCTGGAGAGGTCAGATGATCACAGACCGGGGCCCCAACCGTCCTCTCCCCAGATGTAGCCGTCAAACCTTCCCCTAGCCAGCCCTAGAAAGGAGGGAGGTTCCTGCAGCCGCAGCTCCCACCACGGTCCCTGTCGCACAGCACAAAGCCTGGTGCGCTCTGGTGACTGCTTGTGTCTTCCTGGCTGGGGACAGCCATAGTCAGGGGACTGGCAGAGCCACTGTGAGGCAGTCCGGGGGCGGTCCCTCTTTTGTGAGCAGGTGGCCTATTTCCCAAGAGTAGACAACGGACCTGAATGAGGACAGCAGGGTGCCCTGGCGCAGCCCCTCGTGCCCAGCGGCAGCTGTCCCTGTCCCCCAGATGTCTCCTCGTGGATCGTGTACCCCAGCGGCAAGGTGTACGTGGCCGCCGTGCGCCTGGAGCGCGTGGTGCTGACCTGCGAGCTGTGCCGGCCCTGGGCCGAGGTGCGCTGGACCAAGGACGGCGAGGAGGTGGTGGAGAGCCCGGCCTTGCTCCTGCAGAAGGAGGACACCACGCGCCGCCTGGTGCTGCCTGCCGTCCAGCTGGAGGACTCTGGCGAGTACCGGTGTGAAATCGACGACGAGTCGGCCTCCTTCACCGTCACCGTCACAGGTGTgagccctcccctgctcccagagGACAGTCCCGATcctggcggcgggggggggggggggggtaggctGAGGGTGTCCTTGCAGGGAAGAACCCAGGCCCCCTGTGGGAGTAACGGGCTCCTCCCCCAGTGCCCAAGTAGCACAGGAGTAGTAACTGCGTTCCACCTGCCCGTGTACCCAAGCACTTGCCCTGGACCAGGTGCTGGGATCCAGCTGGTGAGTAACGCAGACAGTCGCTGTCCTCAGAGAGCTGCCGGTGTAGCCAGCAAGGCAGGGGTCGCAAACGTGCACTCTCTGGGGCCCATGCAGTCCACGGATGTGTTTTGTTTGGCCTGCAGAGTCCTACCAAAGTCAGGACAGTGCAAATAGCAATCCGGAGTTATGCGTCCTCTTGAAAAAGCCGAAGACCCGGCGGCTCTGGTCCCGTTTTCCCCCGTGGCGACGAACAGCTGGCGCTGAGTAGCAGCTGCCCCCATAGTGGGGGGCCCACattcctctgccccctccccacccccgcctctccccgCAGATCACCACTGACCCAGCCTACCTGGCCCCTGTGTTAAACCAATAAACCTTGCAAAGAAATGTGCAGTGACACCTCGTGATGAGTGCCGTGAGGGAAGAGGGCAGAGGAATCGAGAGAGCTAAGCAGGAGAGTCAGGGAGGGCCCGGAGGGAGTGACCTGTCCCCACGCGTTCTAGCCTGGCTCAGAACGTTCTGCATCGCACAGAGTGCGTGGCCTGGCAGGACAGCCAGGCGAGCCACAGAGTCTCAGACGTGGGCTGTCCAGGGAGCCCAGGACTGGGGTTGCTACCCTAATCGGCAGGTAGCAGGTGGTACCTTCCAAGCGGATGCTGGAGCTGTAGAGCTGGGCATGGGCGGAGGTGGGAAGAGAACATCCAAGGTGGGAAAAAAGCACAGGACGACTTTGGAAAGGAAGTGGTTCAAGGCCGGAGACTTTGGGGCACCAgctcacagcactggtcccagtgtGGAGGAAACGGGGTCAGGGGTCATAGAGCCTAGGTAGCTGCATGTCGCACAGAAGAACCCCGATGGCTGCACTGGAATGACTgtcaccctccccctgccctgccctaggAGCAGTGCCCCAGCCCAGGCCGCCTCCCCTCACCGTCTGCACCACAGAGTGCAGCCTGGCACACGCACACGCAAGTCCACAATGCCAGCAAGGCTTTCGGCACGAGTCCCttcgcctcccctgcccccagccctggctggaccAAACAGCCCTGAGACACACATTCCAGCCCCAACAAAACACAAGGCTCTCCACGGAGAAGTTCACACAAACTGCCTCGGCTCCAGGCCAGAGTGAATCAAGGCTGACACCAAGCTGAAGGCTCGGGGCTGGGCACCCCATCACTGCACGCTGTCCTCACCCCTTCCCAGGCAGCCACACTCTGCAACCCACAGAAGCAGCCTGCGTCCTCCAAACCTTAGGGCAAGCCCGTCTGGGGAGGTGGTTTACCCGGGCTCAAGCCCCGTGGGGGCGGGACTCCTGAGTGTGCCAATACCATTGCCCCTACAAACCCCGAGTGGGAATCTAGCAGTTCAGCAGCCCAGCCACAAGGGGGCAAAACGTTAAAGGAGTGCCAGAATCTCCTGGAGAAGAGATTCTAGCGGATGGCACAGGCATGGGCTCAAGGCAACGGTCACctctggttttgacctggctccCTTTTGGTGGAAGTGTGGCCGGCACTTGGACATGAGCTTCCAGAATCGGCTTCCAGCATCTCTGGGGTACTCAGACAGGTGTCGGCGGCTCTCATGCACAGCTCCAAAGAACATTGTTGAATCCCTGCAAGCCTCAGCTGGGAAACCTCCCTGCTGACTCTGCAGCATCCCAGCCTCCCTTCAACACTTGGTGCTTCTTCCCCTGGCCTGGAGTGGGTGTGGCCAGCCGAGATCCCTGggaagctgctggctcactctgtgTCCGGTTCCCTCGTCTAGAAAACGGGGCTAGAGCAATAACACCAAGTGTGGAAAGTGCGTCTGACTATAACTGGAAGCAGTGTACGAGGGCACTGCGAAAAGTTGgtgggaaatgcatatcatgatACCTACGGGGGTCTCTGCTCGATAGGGGCTCAGTGGTTCCCAAGGTGGCATCTTCCATCCCTTACCATCAGATTCGTAAGCCTTTACGCACCAGCAGAAATGATCTTGTTTTTCTACGAGATTTGGAAGTACCCTGGATAAGTGTACTTACAATCCGAAACCCaacaactgttaaaaaaaaaaaaaggctttttcaTCTCCATAGCACCTGTGCTTGCCCACGGTAGAACTATTCCCAGTCTCTCATTCTCTGGCTCAAGGTGACATCTCTCTGTCCGTATGTCTGCAAGATAAGGATCTGCCTTTTACTCCACTTAGGCTGGGTGTGCTATATGTTACACTGCAGAAATGGGAATGTGATTACGGGGTGCCCCGGTGGGGGCAGAGGCTCTCTGTGATATGTCAGAAATCCATGATTTCTGGACTCTGGAGAACTCCAGATTGTCTTAACACCTCTGGCCCCAAGGATCTCAGAGAACTGGTTGTGGCGCACCATTACCTGTCACTGTTATTGTTACATGCAGGAGCTTGCTATCTGGTGGGCGCCAGGGACTTCAGTGCTGCCCCATGGCTTCAGGGAGGCCGAGTCTGCAACAGCCTGTGCTTGCCCCCACTCTGCAGAGCCCCCCGTGCGGATCATATACCCCCGGGATGAGGTGACCTTGATCGCCGTGAGCTTGGAGTGTGTGGTGCTGATGTGTGAGCTGTCGCGGGAGGACGCCCCCGTGCGCTGGTACAAGGATGGCCTGGAGGTGGAGGAGAGCGAGGCCCTGGTGCTGGAGAGTGACGGGCCCCGCCGCCGCCTGGTGCTGCCCGCGGCCCAGCCCGAGGATGGGGGCGAGTTCGTGTGCGACGCCGGAGATGACTCCGCCTTCTTCACCGTCACTGTCACAGGTGAGCAGTCTCTGGGGCTCcccggggaggggagagaggcagggggctgAGGGCCATACACCCAACCATGCTTACTTTCGGAATCGtaggggtctcccacgtgcccCCACAAACTTCCTCCTTTGTCAGCTGCCGGAGAGCCACGCCCATCCACATCAGTGAGCAGAGGTCTGGTGGAAGGGAACCTAGCAATTAGGACCATTTGTGCGCTCATgcgtttattcaacaaatacttgctGAGCAACTGCTGTGTGCTCGCAGCTCTTGGAGATGCTGGGGATGCAGAGGGGAAACAGAAGGAGAAATCCTGTCTGCCTGGAGCTGACGCTCTAGTGAGGGAGGACAGGCGAGAAAATGAGTGAAGTAGGAGGCTGGGCGGGCGGTGGGAGTGTGCAGAAGGCCAGGTAGGGGAAGGGACtagggagcgggggagggggcgtaGAGAGGGGTGTGCATTGGGGTCAGGCAGAGCTGGGTGTGGATCTGGATTTGTGCCTTGTCTGTGAGACTTCAGGCAAGTCACTTTGCTCGGAAGAGGCCCCAGGCCCTCACCTGCCAAGTGCAGCCCACaccctggggagtgggccagttgCTGAGAAGAGAGCTGCAGTGGGCTTAGCACTGTGGCTGGCAGCCCGCAGTGCCCCCTGGGTGACAGCTAGCGCCATTCCCAAGAGCTGTGCTGATAATCCGctgggagaggcggggaggggcctgCTAGCGAGCCCACGTGCCCCTCtgtgcccacccccagccccaccagaGAGGATCGTGCACCCCGCAGCCCGCTCCCTGGATCTGCAGTTCGGGGCTCCAGGGCGTGTGGAGCTGCGCTGCGAGGTGGCCCCCGCTGGGTCCCAGGTGCGCTGGTACAAGGATGGGCTGGAGGTAGAGGCATCAGACGCCCTGCAGCTGGGCGCCGAGGGGCCCACCCGCACCCTGACCCTGCCCCACGCCCAACCTGAGGATGCTGGGGAGTATGTGTGTGAGACCCGCGATGAAGCTGTCACCTTCAACGTCAGCCTGGCCGGTGGGTGCTTCCGGGCAGCctaaggtgggggtggggaggaggcaggggcgaGCACGGGTGTCTGACACTGGACACTCTTTGTGCAGAGCCCCCAGTGCAGTTCCTGGCGCCAGAGGCAGCCCCTAGCCCGCTCCACGTGGCTCCTGGGGAGCCGGTGGTGCTGAGCTGTGAGCTGTCCCGGGCTGGCGCGCCTGTGTTCTGGAGCCACAATGGGAAGCCAGTGCAGGAGGGCGAGGGCATGGAGCTCCGAGCCGAGGGCCCCCGCCGTGCCCTCTGTATTCTGGCTGCAGACCTAGCCCACACAGGCCTGTACACCTGCCAGtgtggggcagagccaggagcccccagcctcagcttcACCGTCCAGGTGGCGGGTGAGTATGCCAGGCAGAAAGCCCGACACCGGCACCCCCTAGCCTCACCCCTTCCAGCACGCCTTATCCGCCCCTTGCCttgcccctcctgcctcccactgccCTCCTCTCCACCCTGGGGCCTCTCCCTCCCAGTGACCCCCAGCTCTGACCCCCACAGAGCCCCCCGTGCGGGTGGTGGCCCCCGAGGCAGCCCAGACGAGGGTTCGGAGCACCCCAGGTGGGGACCTTGAGCTGGTGGTGCACCTCTCCGGGCCGGGGGGCCCCGTGCGCTGGTACAAGGACGGGGAGCGACTGGCGAGCCAGGGGCGGGTGCAGCTGGAGCAGGCCGGGGCCAGGCAGGTGCTGCGGGTGCGGGGGGCACGGAGCGGGGACGCTGGGGAGTACCTGTGCGACGCACCCCAGGACAGCCGCATCTTCCTCGTCAGCGTGGAAGGTAACAGTGCACCCCTCACGCCCTTTGAGCCCTGGAACCCCAAGGACCAACCCCCGccgccacccccagccctccttcCCCGCACCATTCAAGACCCTTCTCATCCCTCCGCCCCCACCTTGCTGCTGCTGGCTCCAACCAATGCATGCATGACCATTGCTCAGACGAGGGCACAGGGCTCTCCGCCCTCCTCCAGGAATCCTCAAATAGGAGGAGGCATAGCCCAGTGATTCAGAACAGGGGCTCTGGAGTTGGCCCAGCCGGGTTTCCACCAGGATCCTGTTTCCCCATATTGTACCACATTAGTCAAGTTGCCCAATCCTTGTCTGAGCTCCGGCTCAGAAATGAGGAGACATTGCTTGTCTTAAGGGGCTGTGCTATAAACAGGGTGCATGGTAAACTGTCTGTTATTCCCAGGGAGTCAGAGGACAGGGGGTGGAGGGGCTGAGCGATGGCTCCGAGAGGAGCTGGTCTCTCAAAGGAGTGGTAGGGGATTGGCATGCTGGCTTTGGGGCATCCCCCTggccaccacccacccacctcccAGTGATGGCAGTGAGGGTCTGAATCCTGGGGCTgggatggagaggagaggagtgggggGGGGAGCCAGCCCAGCTCACAGGTTGGTCCCACCCCCAGAGCCACCACCGGTGAAGCTGGTCTCCGAGCTGACGCCACTAACTGTCCACGAGGGTGACGATGCCACCTTCCGCTGCGAAGTCTCGCCACCAGAGGCTGACATCACGTGGCTGCGCAATGGAGCCGTGGTcaccccagggccccagctgcaGGTGGCCCAGAGTGGGTCAAGCCGCTCGCTCACCGTGCGAGGCTGCCGGCTCGAGGACGCAGGGACCGTGACTGCGCGGGCAGGGGCCACAACCACCAGTGCCCGGCTCCATGTTCGAGGTTTGGTACTGATGAGGACAGAAGAACCCTGTTCACTGTTTccacgcccccagccctgcccttgtcTAAGCGGAGACCACTGCCGGGGAGCCGGGAGAGCCTGGCGTCCCGGCCTGGCTCCATGGCttccccccttctcccctccagaGACAGAGCTGCTGTTTCTGCGGCGGCTGCAGGACGTGCGGGCAGAGGAAGGCCAGGACGTGTGCCTCGAAGTGGAGACAGGCCGCGTGGGCGCAGCGGGGGCCGTGCGCTGGGTGCGAGGCGGGGAGCCCCTGCCCCTCGACTCTCGCCTgtgtgtggcccaggaaggccacaTCCACCGCCTCGTCATCCGCGGGGTCGTGCTGGCTGACCAGGGCACCTACGGCTGTGAGAGCCACCACGACCGCACCCTGGCCAGGCTCAGCGTGAGGCGTGAGTGCCCCGTCCTCTCCTAGCCCGTGGCCTGCCCTCCCTGGCACAGCCTCTCCTGGCTAACTCAGAGCCTCTGGGAGCCCCCACCAAAGTGCCCTCGCCACTGAGGagagccagtcctggctgtcccagtcCACGGGTAGAACCTAGTACAGCCTGCCCAAAGCACAATGTGTCTTTTTCTAGTATTTTCTACTCACCTGAGACATCCACGTGGCCTTCGCATTCTTTTTCGTATTCCCAAGATGACTTTGCTAGAAACATAAACGTTACACTCTAAAAAGACTCCTGGTGTTTATGCTTCAAGTCCTGCCTAGTTAAGAAGTGGGGGTGGCTAGCAAATAGCACCCCTACCACCCGCCCCAAACTGGAGCCTTgcgcagctgtgtgacctcaggcaagtcaCTCCACCTCTCTGAGCCACATCTCCTTTAAAATGGGGCTGTCTCCATCTCAAGGGTCCCTGGGCACATCAGCTGATATAATGTGAAAAGctctcacaacacacacacagagcttggTGAATGGCTGCTGGTGGTGATACGCTTTCTCTTCTAATTTATTTCCTGCCTTTAATCATCACAGTGAGCCCCTGTCTTGGTGCTGATCTGCCCTGCACAACTGGGGAACCAGGGCCCAGAGAGGTTGAGCAGTTGGCCAAAGGTCACACAGCACGCAAGCTATGCCATGGAGCTGGGTTCCAACCTCACCCAGTGCGTCTGACTCCAAATTCT
Above is a window of Oryctolagus cuniculus chromosome 3, mOryCun1.1, whole genome shotgun sequence DNA encoding:
- the OBSL1 gene encoding obscurin-like protein 1 isoform X3 encodes the protein MKAGSGDQGSPPCFLRFPRPVRVVSGAEAELKCVVLGEPPPTVVWEKGGQQLAASERLSFPADGAEHGLLLSGALPTDAGVYVCRARNAAGEAYAAAAVTVLEPPAPEPEPPLAERPLPSPGTGEGAPVFLTGPRSQWVLRGAEVVLTCQVGGLPEPTLYWEKDGMALDEVWDSSHFVLERGCAEGGQGASLALRILAARLPDSGVYVCHARNAHGHAQAGALLQVHQPPESPPPEGADEEPAPVVEPLKCAPKTFWVNEGKHAKFRCYVMGKPEPEIEWHWEGRPLLPDRRRLMYRDRDGGFVLKVLYCQAKDRGLYVCAARNSAGQTLSAVQLHVKEPRLRFARPLQDVEGREHGIAVLECKVPNSRIPTAWFREDQRLLPCRKYEQIEEGTVRRLIIHRLKADDDGVYLCEMRGRVRTVANVTVKGPILKRLPRKLDVLEGENAVLLVETREAGVEGRWSRDGEELPATCQSSCGHMHALVLPGVTREDAGEVTFSLGNSRTTTLLRVKCVKHSPPGPPVLAEMFKGHKNTVLLTWKPPEPAPETPFIYRLERQEVGSEDWIQCFSIEKAGAVEVPGDCVPSEGDYRFRVCTVSEHGRSPHVVFHGSAHLVPTARLVAGLEDVQVYDGEDAVFSLDLSTIIQGTWFLNGEELKANEPEGQVEPGALRYRMEQKGLQHRLILRAVKHQDSGALVGFSCPGVQDSAALTIQESPVHILSPQEKVSLTFTTSERVVLTCELSRADFPATWYKEGQKVEESESLVVKMDGRKHRLILPEAKVVDSGEFECRTEGVSAFFSLTVQDPPVHIVDPREHVFVHAITSECVMLTCEVDQEDAPVRWYKDGQEVEESALVVLENEGPRRRLVLPAAQPPDGGEFQCVAGEERAYFTVTITDVSSWIVYPSGKVYVAAVRLERVVLTCELCRPWAEVRWTKDGEEVVESPALLLQKEDTTRRLVLPAVQLEDSGEYRCEIDDESASFTVTVTEPPVRIIYPRDEVTLIAVSLECVVLMCELSREDAPVRWYKDGLEVEESEALVLESDGPRRRLVLPAAQPEDGGEFVCDAGDDSAFFTVTVTAPPERIVHPAARSLDLQFGAPGRVELRCEVAPAGSQVRWYKDGLEVEASDALQLGAEGPTRTLTLPHAQPEDAGEYVCETRDEAVTFNVSLAEPPVQFLAPEAAPSPLHVAPGEPVVLSCELSRAGAPVFWSHNGKPVQEGEGMELRAEGPRRALCILAADLAHTGLYTCQCGAEPGAPSLSFTVQVAEPPVRVVAPEAAQTRVRSTPGGDLELVVHLSGPGGPVRWYKDGERLASQGRVQLEQAGARQVLRVRGARSGDAGEYLCDAPQDSRIFLVSVEEPPPVKLVSELTPLTVHEGDDATFRCEVSPPEADITWLRNGAVVTPGPQLQVAQSGSSRSLTVRGCRLEDAGTVTARAGATTTSARLHVRETELLFLRRLQDVRAEEGQDVCLEVETGRVGAAGAVRWVRGGEPLPLDSRLCVAQEGHIHRLVIRGVVLADQGTYGCESHHDRTLARLSVRPRQLRALQPLEDVTVSEGGSATFQLELSQEGVTGEWARGGVRLQPGPKCHIHAEGRTHRLALSGLGLADSGCVSFTADSLRCAARLTVRGWASAHRQPSAQAPSPGHAPSSTAAALQPLGRWDLQLRGGNGSHRARPPDRARAHGVGALRAPGGACPRR
- the OBSL1 gene encoding obscurin-like protein 1 isoform X4, coding for MKAGSGDQGSPPCFLRFPRPVRVVSGAEAELKCVVLGEPPPTVVWEKGGQQLAASERLSFPADGAEHGLLLSGALPTDAGVYVCRARNAAGEAYAAAAVTVLEPPAPEPEPPLAERPLPSPGTGEGAPVFLTGPRSQWVLRGAEVVLTCQVGGLPEPTLYWEKDGMALDEVWDSSHFVLERGCAEGGQGASLALRILAARLPDSGVYVCHARNAHGHAQAGALLQVHQPPESPPPEGADEEPAPVVEPLKCAPKTFWVNEGKHAKFRCYVMGKPEPEIEWHWEGRPLLPDRRRLMYRDRDGGFVLKVLYCQAKDRGLYVCAARNSAGQTLSAVQLHVKEPRLRFARPLQDVEGREHGIAVLECKVPNSRIPTAWFREDQRLLPCRKYEQIEEGTVRRLIIHRLKADDDGVYLCEMRGRVRTVANVTVKGPILKRLPRKLDVLEGENAVLLVETREAGVEGRWSRDGEELPATCQSSCGHMHALVLPGVTREDAGEVTFSLGNSRTTTLLRVKCVKHSPPGPPVLAEMFKGHKNTVLLTWKPPEPAPETPFIYRLERQEVGSEDWIQCFSIEKAGAVEVPGDCVPSEGDYRFRVCTVSEHGRSPHVVFHGSAHLVPTARLVAGLEDVQVYDGEDAVFSLDLSTIIQGTWFLNGEELKANEPEGQVEPGALRYRMEQKGLQHRLILRAVKHQDSGALVGFSCPGVQDSAALTIQESPVHILSPQEKVSLTFTTSERVVLTCELSRADFPATWYKEGQKVEESESLVVKMDGRKHRLILPEAKVVDSGEFECRTEGVSAFFSLTVQDPPVHIVDPREHVFVHAITSECVMLTCEVDQEDAPVRWYKDGQEVEESALVVLENEGPRRRLVLPAAQPPDGGEFQCVAGEERAYFTVTITDVSSWIVYPSGKVYVAAVRLERVVLTCELCRPWAEVRWTKDGEEVVESPALLLQKEDTTRRLVLPAVQLEDSGEYRCEIDDESASFTVTVTESYQSQDSANSNPELCVLLKKPKTRRLWSRFPPWRRTAGAE